CGGGCGGGTGTTCGTCGCCTGCGGGCTCGGAGAGCTCCACGCCCCGGGTGTGCACACCTGCGCACCAGTGGTGCGGGCGGCCGGGAAGCGGGCGTCGGACAGGTGCCGGTCCTCACCGGGCGGAAAGGGCACGCGGCCCCTCGCCCGACAGCATGCGCGGTTCGCTGAACCGACCGGCCCGGACTGCCTGTTGCTGATGCCGCCCTGCCTGGCGGCAGGGCCGGCCGCCCACGCGGTCGGGCCGTGTCCCGATCCGTCGTACGAGACGGCGTCACCGCACTGGTGACGGCGAATGGTGCGGGTGTCCCCCTCACCTTGCACCCGAGCAGCGAGAGGGTCTATCCATGGCATGGCTCGACTGGGCCGCCGTAGGCGGTTACTTCCTGGTGATGCTCGCCATCGGCCTGTGGTCGCACCGTCGCGTCAGCGACGTCACCGACTACTTCACCGGCGGCGGGAAGATGCCCTGGTGGCTGTCCGGCATCTCGCACCATATGTCCGGCTACAGCGCCGCCGTGTTCGTCGCCTACGCGGCCGTCGCCTACGACTACGGCATCACCGTGTACGTGTGGGCGTTCCTGCCGCTCGCCCTCGGTACCGGCGTCGGCGCCTGGCTCTTCGCGCCCCGGTGGAACAGGCTCCGGCGCCGCTTCAAGGTGGCTTCCCCGCTGGAGTACCTCGCCCGCCGCTACAACGTCCCCACGCAACAGGCGCTGGCGTGGAGCGGCACCCTGCTGAAGGTCTTCGACGTGGCCGCCAAGTGGGCGTCGGTGGCCGTGCTCCTGCACGTCTTCACCGGCATGTCGATGGCCGTCGGCATCCTGCTGACCGGCATCGTCACCCTCCTGTACTGCACGGTCGGCGGCCTGTGGGCGGATGCCCTCACCGACTTCGGCCAGTTCGTGATCCAGGGCGTGGCCGCGCTGGCGATGATCTGGGTTGTCCTCGACCGGCTCGGCGGCGTCTCCGGCCTCGGCACCCTGTGGCACCGGCTGCCGCCCGGGCACACCGATCCGCTCGTCGGCCCGTACACAGCCGGCTTCCTCACCGCCTATGTCGTGGTGAAGCTCTTCGAATACAACGGCGGCATGTGGAACCTGGCGCAGCGCTACATGGCCACCGACTCCCCACGGTCCGCTCGCCGTTCGGCCCTGTTGTCCGCCGCTCTCTATGTGTTCTGGCCCGCCGTCCTGCTGCTGCCTCCCGTCGCCGCACCCGTGCTCATGCCGCACATCGCCGATCCGCAGCAGACGTACGCGCTGATGGCCCAGTCCTATCTGCCGATGGGGCTCGTGGGGCTCACGCTGGCCGGGATGTTCTCCCACACGATGGCCATGGCCTCCTCCGACGCGAACGCGATCTCGGCGGTCGTCACCCGCGACATCCTTCCCGCCGTCTTCCCCGGCTTCCGCGACGCGGGCACCGCACGGGGCCTGTTGGCCGCGCGGGTGTGCACGGTCGTCTTCATCACGGTCTCCATGGTGGTGGCCATCGAGGCCGACCACTTCGGCGGAGTCCTCGGGATCATCGTCGGCATGGTCGCGGCGGTCATGGGGCCGATCTCCATACCGATGCTGCTGGGTCTGCTGCCGGCCTTCCGCCGCTGCGGACCCCGGGCGGCCCTCACCTCGTGGGCACTGGGCCTGGGGGGCTACTTCCTCGTCAAGTACGGCGTGGACAACGCCTCCCCCACGATGGTGATCGTCACCCCGCTGGTCACCTCGCTCGTGGTGTACACGGGTCTCGGCCTGCTGCTGCCGGAGCCGAGCGACGAGGCCGACGCCGTCGTCACCGCGGTCTCCGGCCCGCGCCCCGGTGCGGACTCCGAGGCGTTGGTCCCCGCGGTCGAGCGGACCTGACACCGAGCACTCCACCCCGCCCCCTGCCCTTCCCGCGGCCGTGCCCGGTCGGGACCCGGTGATGCCGCGAAACGCGCAGCAACCACAAGGAGTTCTCATGCATGACGACGTCAGACCACCGGTGAGCCGACGGTCCGTACTGGGCTGGGCAGCGGGTGCCGCCGCGCTCGCCACCCCCCTCGGTTCCGCGCTGGGACTGTCCGGTGAGGCATTCGCTGCCGACCGGTCGGTGCGTCCCACCGACCCCGCGTCATACATCTCCTTCGTCCCCGCCCCGGGTGCCTTCCCGCTGGTGCGCTTCGGTCGTGCGGTGCCGCTGGTGGTCAGCGACGACGACTGGCCGGGAGTCGTCCGGGTGGTCGGCGACCTGCAAGCCGACATCGAGCGGGTGACCGGCGTGCGGCCGGCCGTCGTCCACGACGCGGCCCCGCGCGCACGGGAGATCGCGATCATCGGGACCATCGGCCGCAGCCCGCTCATCGACGCACTCGTCGCCGCCGGGAAACTCGACGTGAGCGCCGTCGAGGGCAAGTGGGAGACGGCGCTGCAGACCGTGGTGGAGCGGCCGGTACCGGGCGTCGAGCGCGCCTTCGTGATCGCCGGCAGCGACCAGCGCGGGACCGTCTTCGGGGCCTACGACGTCTCGCGCGGCATCGGGGTCTCCCCCTGGTACTACTGGGACGACGTCGTACCCGTCCACCGAGACGCTCTGTACGTCCTGCCCGGTTTGCACACCCAGGGCACCCCTGCGGTCAAGTACCGCGGCTTCTTCATCAACGACGAGAACCCCGCCCTGGGCACCTGGGCTCCGGCGGTGTTCGGGCCGGGCAAGGCTCCCGGCTATGCGGGGGGCTTCAACTCCGGCTTCTACGCCAAGATCTTCGAACTGCTGCTGCGGCTGAAGGCCAACTACCTGTGGCCCGCGGTGTGGGGCCGGGCCTTCGCCGAGGACGACCCGCACAACCATGCCACCGCCAAGGCGTACGGCATCGTGATGGGCACCTCCCATGAAGCACCGATGATGCGCGGCATCGAAGAATGGAACCGCCACGCGGTGGCCGCCGTCCGTGACAGCCAGGGGAACATCGTCACCGCGGGGCACGATCCCTACGGCGGTACCGGCGAATGGTCCTTCCGCTACAACGCCGAGGCCATCAAGGCGTACTGGCGCGAGGGCATCCAGCGCATGGTCGACCAGGACTTCGAGGGCGTGGTGACCCTCGGCATGCGCGGCAACGGCGACACCGCGCTGAGCGACGGCAACGGCATCGAGCTGATGAGGCAGATCATCGCCGCCCAGCGGCAGATCCTCGCCGACGTCACCGGCAAGGATGTCACGACCATCCCGCAGGTCTGGACGATGTACAAAGAGGTCCAGCACTACTGGGACAGCGGGCTGCGCGCCCCCGACGACGTCACGATCGTCTTCACCGACGACAACTGGGGCAACGTCCGCAAGCTCCCGGACACCGTGGCAGATCCGCGTAACGGCGGCTACGGCCTCTACTACCACTTCGACTACGTCGGCGGCAGCCGCAGTTACAAGTGGATCGACACCAACACGATCCCCAACATCTGGGACCAGCTCCACCAGACCCACGCCTACGGCAGCCACGGACTGTGGGTCGCCAACTCCGGCGACGTCAAGGGCAACGAGCGGCCCACGCAGTTCTTCCTCGACTACGCCTGGGCCCCCGACCGATGGAGCCTGGACGAGCTGCCCGAGTGGGACCTCCAGTACGCCCGGCAGAACTTCGACGGCCGTCTCGCCCACGACATCGCCGAAGTGCTTCGCGGTTACGCGCAGTTGCAGGCACGCCGCAAGCCGGAACTGCTCAACCGCCGCCAGAGCCTCGATCCGACGAAGGACCCCGCAAGCGCGTCGGCGATCATCACGAACGACACGGCCACCCCCTTCAGCCAGACCGACTACCGCGAGCTAGATCGCGTCACGCAGGAGTGGCAGAACCTGGCCCGCAAGGCTGACAGGATCTCGTCCAGGCTGCCCGCGAAGGACAGGGACGCGTGGTACGAGTTGGCCGGCTACGAGGTGGCGGCCACCGCCAACCTGTATCTGCTGCGGCAGGCGGAGTTCACCAACATCCTCTACGCGGCCCAGGGAAGGGCCGCCACCAACGAACGGGCCGAAACCGCCGAGGCCCGGCTGGCCGACGACGTCGCGCTCGCCGACCGCTTCAACCAGCAGACCGCCGGCGGCAAGTGGAAGGGCTTCCAGACCCAGACCCACATCGGCTACGGCGACAAGGCCCGCTACGGCAACAACGCCACCTGGGCCGACCCGCCGCAGCCCGACCAGATCTACCCCGCCGTCCAGCGGATCACCGTCCCCGCCTCGGCCGCGATGGCCGTGGCGATCGACGGCTCCCCCGCATGGTGGCCGCACGAGCAGGCAGAGGCGGTCCTGCCGGCCTTCAGCCCCTACCAGGCGCAGCCGGCCCAGTACATCGACATCTTCAACCGCGGGGCCACGTCCTTCCAATACGGCATCAGCACGGGCGTCCCGTGGCTGAACGTGGACCGCCCCCACGGCACCGTCGCCAAGGAACAACGCGTCACGCTCGGGGTCGACTGGCAACGCGCTCCCAAGGGCCGCAGCAGCGTCCCGGTCACCGTCACCGGCTCGGAGGGAACGACGGTCACCGTGCAGGCCATTGTCGACAACCCGTCCATCCCCCGCTCCCGGCTGACGGGGTTCATCGAGGCCAACGGCTACGTCGCCGTCGAGGCGGCGCACCACTCCCGAAACGTCCCCGCACAGGGCGTCCGCTGGCAGCGCGTTCCCGGCATCGGCCGTACAGGCGACGGCATGGAACCGTTCCCCGTCACCACAGGCGCCCGAACTCCCGGCTCGGGCCCGCGCCTTGAGTACGAGACCAGCCTGTTCACCACGGGGACAGTCACCGTCTGGGCCCATCTCGCGCCACGCAACGCGACGTTGCCCACGGCCGGACTGCGCTACGCCGTCTCCTTCGACGATCAGGCACCGCAGACGGTGAACGTCATCGCCGCCACCGGTTCCGACGACGGCACCATGAACAACCAGTGGGGCCGCAACACCGCGGACAACGTCAACCGCACCAGTACCGCCCACCGCATCGACACCGCAGGACGGCACGTACTGAAGTTCTGGATGGTCGATCCCACCGTCGTACTCAACAAGCTCGTCATCGACACCGGCGGCCTGAAGTACAGCTACCTCGGTCCGCCGGAAAGCACCCGGCTGAGCTGACCGGCCTCTCAGGAACCGGGGCGGGACGGCCGACCACGCCCAGACCGCGAGGCCCCCAAGCACAGCCCCCTCAAGCACATGCCCTCACAGACGGAGGTATGTCGTCCATGAAGCGAACACCAGCGCTGGTGAGCCTGATCGTCGCCCTTGCCGTCACGGCCGCCGGACTCCTCATCCCCTCGGCGGCGGGTGCGACGCGCGGCGGCACGTCCCACTCGTCCGGCTACGCCACCCCGACGACGAAGGGCGCGCACTGGGTGAACACCTGGGCGGCCATGCCCCAGTTGACCGAGTCGTCGAACATGCCGCCCGCACCGTTCACCCAGAGCAACCGCGTGTTCGAGAACGCCACCCTGCGCCAGACCGTGCATGTCACGGTCGGCGGCCGGTACACACGGATACGCCTCTCCAACGCGTTCGGCGGCACGAACCTGCCCGTCACATCGGCGTCCGTGGCGCTCCCGGCGGACGGCAAGGCGGGCGTCAGCGCCATCGTGCCCGCCAGCGCACGGCCGGTGACGTTCGACGGGCAGCCGGGCATCGACATCCCCAAGGCCGCACAGGCGGTCAGCGACCCGCTGGACCTGGAGGTGAAACCCGGCACCAACCTGACCGTGACGCTCTACCTCGCCACCGGCCAGGCGTCCACCTCCATCACCTCGCACCCCGGCTCCCGCACGACCTCGTACATGCTGGCCGGTAACCATCTCGACGACGCCGATCTGACCGGTGCCACGGCGGTCGACCACTGGTACTTCCTCAGCGGCATCGAGGCGTGGTCCAAGAGCGGTACCGCCGCGGCCGTGATGCTGGGTGACTCCCTCACCGACGGCCGCGGCTCCACCACCAACATGAACAACCGCTGGCCCGACCAGC
This is a stretch of genomic DNA from Streptomyces sp. NBC_00285. It encodes these proteins:
- a CDS encoding SGNH/GDSL hydrolase family protein, whose product is MKRTPALVSLIVALAVTAAGLLIPSAAGATRGGTSHSSGYATPTTKGAHWVNTWAAMPQLTESSNMPPAPFTQSNRVFENATLRQTVHVTVGGRYTRIRLSNAFGGTNLPVTSASVALPADGKAGVSAIVPASARPVTFDGQPGIDIPKAAQAVSDPLDLEVKPGTNLTVTLYLATGQASTSITSHPGSRTTSYMLAGNHLDDADLTGATAVDHWYFLSGIEAWSKSGTAAAVMLGDSLTDGRGSTTNMNNRWPDQLLARLQSRPATSGIAILNQAAGGNCVLRDCLGPSALSRVDRDVLAQSGVSWLFVFSGVNDIGGAGTTDSATKKVTADLVTGYQQIITRAHAQGIRVYGATLTPFGGNGYDDATAAHEAARQAVNDWIRTSGRFDAVVDFDRAVRDPQNPRLLSPAYDVGDHLHLNPTGYQALADAVPAGLLKHTPIASAFPTTN
- a CDS encoding glycosyl hydrolase 115 family protein, which codes for MHDDVRPPVSRRSVLGWAAGAAALATPLGSALGLSGEAFAADRSVRPTDPASYISFVPAPGAFPLVRFGRAVPLVVSDDDWPGVVRVVGDLQADIERVTGVRPAVVHDAAPRAREIAIIGTIGRSPLIDALVAAGKLDVSAVEGKWETALQTVVERPVPGVERAFVIAGSDQRGTVFGAYDVSRGIGVSPWYYWDDVVPVHRDALYVLPGLHTQGTPAVKYRGFFINDENPALGTWAPAVFGPGKAPGYAGGFNSGFYAKIFELLLRLKANYLWPAVWGRAFAEDDPHNHATAKAYGIVMGTSHEAPMMRGIEEWNRHAVAAVRDSQGNIVTAGHDPYGGTGEWSFRYNAEAIKAYWREGIQRMVDQDFEGVVTLGMRGNGDTALSDGNGIELMRQIIAAQRQILADVTGKDVTTIPQVWTMYKEVQHYWDSGLRAPDDVTIVFTDDNWGNVRKLPDTVADPRNGGYGLYYHFDYVGGSRSYKWIDTNTIPNIWDQLHQTHAYGSHGLWVANSGDVKGNERPTQFFLDYAWAPDRWSLDELPEWDLQYARQNFDGRLAHDIAEVLRGYAQLQARRKPELLNRRQSLDPTKDPASASAIITNDTATPFSQTDYRELDRVTQEWQNLARKADRISSRLPAKDRDAWYELAGYEVAATANLYLLRQAEFTNILYAAQGRAATNERAETAEARLADDVALADRFNQQTAGGKWKGFQTQTHIGYGDKARYGNNATWADPPQPDQIYPAVQRITVPASAAMAVAIDGSPAWWPHEQAEAVLPAFSPYQAQPAQYIDIFNRGATSFQYGISTGVPWLNVDRPHGTVAKEQRVTLGVDWQRAPKGRSSVPVTVTGSEGTTVTVQAIVDNPSIPRSRLTGFIEANGYVAVEAAHHSRNVPAQGVRWQRVPGIGRTGDGMEPFPVTTGARTPGSGPRLEYETSLFTTGTVTVWAHLAPRNATLPTAGLRYAVSFDDQAPQTVNVIAATGSDDGTMNNQWGRNTADNVNRTSTAHRIDTAGRHVLKFWMVDPTVVLNKLVIDTGGLKYSYLGPPESTRLS
- a CDS encoding sodium:solute symporter family protein, producing the protein MAWLDWAAVGGYFLVMLAIGLWSHRRVSDVTDYFTGGGKMPWWLSGISHHMSGYSAAVFVAYAAVAYDYGITVYVWAFLPLALGTGVGAWLFAPRWNRLRRRFKVASPLEYLARRYNVPTQQALAWSGTLLKVFDVAAKWASVAVLLHVFTGMSMAVGILLTGIVTLLYCTVGGLWADALTDFGQFVIQGVAALAMIWVVLDRLGGVSGLGTLWHRLPPGHTDPLVGPYTAGFLTAYVVVKLFEYNGGMWNLAQRYMATDSPRSARRSALLSAALYVFWPAVLLLPPVAAPVLMPHIADPQQTYALMAQSYLPMGLVGLTLAGMFSHTMAMASSDANAISAVVTRDILPAVFPGFRDAGTARGLLAARVCTVVFITVSMVVAIEADHFGGVLGIIVGMVAAVMGPISIPMLLGLLPAFRRCGPRAALTSWALGLGGYFLVKYGVDNASPTMVIVTPLVTSLVVYTGLGLLLPEPSDEADAVVTAVSGPRPGADSEALVPAVERT